A genome region from Geodermatophilus bullaregiensis includes the following:
- a CDS encoding efflux RND transporter permease subunit, producing MVSWLIGSAVRLRRLVVAGVVAVLALGLVQLQQATVDVYPEYEPTVVQVQTEALGLSALEVEQLITVPLEQNLLNGIPRLAEIRSRSMSGLSVVDLAFETGTELYLARQLVQERMARSSLLPKVGHPPTMIQATASASRVAMVGMRSDDVPLIEMSVLAQWHMRPRLMSIPGVANVSIWGLRDRQLQVRIDPERLVASNVTLTQLITTTGNALWVSPLSFVQASTPGTGGFLESPNQRIGVQHVSPVTDSGQLADVTVQRADGAPVRLGDVADVREDHPPLIGDASSAGEQGLVLVVERFPDADTAQVGRDVEAALEAMAPGLSGITLDPTVYQPRAYLDTALGRLGLAVLIGLLLAFAVVLVVSSSWRVAVIAVVSVATSLVGALYVLHLRDTTLTTMTVVGLAAVTALVVDDAVGDALELRARFDRRREAGDSPVGALVAGALVPRRGALAYATVVVLVAVTPLLLLSGTAGAFARPAVLSFALAALLSLLVALVVTPTLAVALLGGRGARPAPPPRSTGWVHRGVDRLAPSVGRRGPAVVALVLLLGLGVVAGVQFRPDGVLPEPHERNVLVRLEAAPGTSLGEMDRITGRAAGELRGLPGVESAATHVGRAVGGDAVVDVDAGEIWLAIGEDADHAATLDAIRATVAGYPGLAGEVRSYVQGRLASAGDPRGDELVVRVYGQDFGTIRETADMVQEALATVEGVVTPVVEPQPRQPVAEVRVDLDAAQQYGVKPGDVRRAASTVVSGLVVGSLYEQQAIFEVVVWGDAATRQSILDIEALLIDTPSGAQVPLGAVADVVQTSDPTVITHDAVSRSLDVTARVQGRDRGEVSDDVTTRLQELSYPYEYRAEVIDDAGDRADVQQWLVLAVLVVVGLVFLLLQAATSSWRGAAALVLCLPLAGVGGLAAGTLLGSAGSLPVLAAIASAVALAVRQALVLVRRAQALAAGTGVRDATAAMRRAVEEKAPAVVVVVLTTAAAFLPAAVVPRGAGLELLGPFAVTLLAGLVTSTLVVLVLVPALLPAVGALTPTTGGPDDVFAGRHEAREDDEDVEDDEDEGVRQETGPRRADGRPGTGRERGSTVMTSSPARLASFLVAAGLVVTGCSGTAQGTDAAAGEEPAVLEVADDGEPGRITLTREARDRIGLETEAVATSPDGLSIPYGGVVYDNEGEAWTFAVVGERTYQRAPISILDIVDDRALLGAGPAPGTEVVTVGAALLVGVEAGISGGE from the coding sequence ATGGTGAGCTGGCTGATCGGGTCCGCCGTGCGGCTGCGTCGCCTGGTGGTCGCGGGTGTCGTCGCGGTGCTGGCGCTGGGGCTGGTGCAGTTGCAGCAGGCGACGGTCGACGTCTACCCGGAGTACGAGCCGACGGTCGTGCAGGTGCAGACCGAGGCGTTGGGCCTCTCCGCGCTGGAGGTCGAGCAGCTGATCACCGTCCCGCTGGAGCAGAACCTGCTCAACGGCATCCCGCGGCTCGCGGAGATCCGCTCCCGTTCCATGTCCGGGCTCTCGGTCGTCGACCTGGCCTTCGAGACGGGTACCGAGCTCTACCTCGCCCGCCAGCTGGTGCAGGAGCGGATGGCGCGCAGCAGCCTGCTGCCCAAGGTCGGGCACCCGCCGACCATGATCCAGGCGACGGCCAGCGCGAGCCGCGTCGCCATGGTCGGCATGCGGTCGGACGACGTCCCGCTCATCGAGATGTCCGTCCTCGCCCAGTGGCACATGCGGCCCAGGCTGATGAGCATCCCGGGCGTCGCCAACGTCTCGATCTGGGGACTGCGGGACCGCCAGCTGCAGGTGCGGATCGACCCGGAGCGGCTGGTCGCCAGCAACGTCACGCTGACCCAGCTCATCACCACCACGGGCAACGCGCTGTGGGTGTCCCCGCTGAGCTTCGTGCAGGCGTCCACGCCGGGCACGGGCGGGTTCCTCGAGTCGCCGAACCAGCGCATCGGCGTCCAGCACGTCTCGCCCGTCACCGACTCCGGTCAGCTGGCCGACGTGACCGTCCAGCGAGCCGACGGTGCACCCGTCCGGCTCGGGGACGTCGCCGACGTCCGGGAGGACCACCCGCCGTTGATCGGCGACGCCAGCTCCGCCGGCGAGCAGGGGCTCGTGCTGGTCGTCGAGCGCTTCCCGGACGCCGACACGGCCCAGGTCGGCCGCGACGTGGAGGCCGCGCTCGAGGCGATGGCGCCCGGGCTGTCCGGCATCACCCTCGACCCCACGGTCTACCAGCCGAGGGCGTACCTGGACACTGCGCTGGGACGTCTCGGCCTCGCCGTGCTGATCGGCCTGCTGCTCGCGTTCGCCGTGGTCCTCGTGGTCTCGTCCTCGTGGCGGGTCGCGGTCATCGCCGTCGTCTCGGTCGCGACCTCGCTGGTCGGTGCCCTGTACGTGCTGCACCTCCGGGACACGACGCTCACCACCATGACCGTCGTCGGGCTCGCCGCCGTCACGGCCCTCGTCGTCGACGACGCGGTCGGGGACGCGCTGGAGCTGCGCGCGCGCTTCGACCGCCGCCGCGAGGCCGGGGACTCGCCGGTCGGCGCCCTGGTCGCGGGCGCACTGGTCCCGCGGCGCGGCGCCCTGGCCTACGCGACGGTCGTCGTCCTGGTCGCCGTGACCCCGCTCCTGCTGCTGAGCGGGACGGCCGGTGCGTTCGCCCGGCCGGCGGTGCTGAGCTTCGCCCTCGCCGCCCTGCTCTCCCTGCTGGTGGCTCTCGTCGTCACGCCGACCCTGGCCGTCGCGCTGCTCGGTGGGCGGGGCGCCCGCCCGGCCCCGCCTCCCCGGTCCACCGGCTGGGTCCACCGGGGGGTCGACCGGCTGGCGCCGTCCGTCGGGCGCCGGGGCCCCGCCGTGGTGGCCCTGGTGCTGCTCCTCGGGCTGGGCGTCGTCGCCGGTGTCCAGTTCCGTCCCGATGGCGTGCTCCCGGAGCCGCACGAGCGCAACGTGCTGGTCCGGCTCGAGGCCGCGCCGGGGACGTCCCTCGGCGAGATGGACCGGATCACCGGTCGCGCCGCCGGGGAACTGCGGGGCCTGCCCGGCGTCGAGTCCGCCGCCACCCACGTCGGACGAGCGGTCGGCGGGGACGCGGTCGTGGACGTGGACGCCGGCGAGATCTGGCTCGCCATCGGTGAGGACGCCGACCACGCCGCCACCCTCGACGCGATCCGGGCGACGGTGGCCGGCTACCCCGGTCTGGCCGGCGAGGTCCGCTCCTACGTGCAGGGCCGGCTGGCGTCGGCCGGTGACCCCCGGGGGGACGAGCTGGTCGTCCGGGTCTACGGCCAGGACTTCGGCACCATCCGCGAGACGGCGGACATGGTGCAGGAGGCCCTCGCCACGGTGGAGGGCGTGGTCACGCCCGTGGTGGAGCCGCAGCCCCGCCAGCCCGTCGCGGAGGTGCGCGTGGACCTGGACGCCGCCCAGCAGTACGGCGTCAAGCCCGGGGACGTGCGACGTGCCGCCAGCACCGTGGTCTCCGGACTGGTGGTGGGCAGCCTCTACGAGCAGCAGGCGATCTTCGAGGTCGTCGTCTGGGGCGACGCGGCCACGCGGCAGAGCATCCTCGACATCGAGGCCCTGCTGATCGACACCCCGTCCGGAGCGCAGGTGCCGCTGGGTGCCGTCGCCGACGTCGTGCAGACCTCCGATCCGACGGTCATCACGCACGACGCCGTCTCCCGGAGCCTGGACGTCACCGCACGGGTCCAGGGCCGGGACCGCGGTGAGGTCTCGGACGACGTGACCACCCGGTTGCAGGAGCTCAGCTACCCCTACGAGTACCGCGCCGAGGTGATCGACGACGCCGGCGACCGCGCCGACGTGCAGCAGTGGCTCGTCCTGGCCGTCCTGGTCGTCGTGGGGCTGGTCTTCCTGCTGCTGCAGGCGGCCACGAGCAGCTGGCGCGGGGCCGCGGCGCTGGTGCTCTGCCTGCCTCTGGCCGGCGTGGGCGGTCTCGCCGCCGGGACGCTGCTGGGCAGCGCCGGCTCGCTGCCGGTGCTCGCGGCGATCGCCTCCGCGGTGGCGCTGGCGGTCCGGCAGGCACTGGTCCTGGTGCGCCGGGCGCAGGCGCTCGCCGCCGGGACCGGCGTGCGGGACGCCACCGCGGCGATGCGACGGGCGGTCGAGGAGAAGGCGCCGGCGGTGGTGGTCGTCGTCCTCACCACCGCCGCGGCCTTCCTGCCGGCCGCGGTCGTGCCGCGCGGCGCCGGGCTGGAGCTGCTGGGCCCGTTCGCGGTCACCCTGCTGGCCGGGCTGGTCACGTCCACGCTGGTCGTCCTCGTCCTGGTCCCCGCGCTCCTCCCGGCCGTCGGGGCCCTGACCCCGACCACCGGCGGACCCGACGACGTCTTCGCCGGGCGACACGAGGCCCGCGAGGACGACGAGGACGTGGAGGACGACGAGGACGAGGGCGTCCGGCAGGAGACGGGCCCGCGGCGGGCCGACGGCCGGCCGGGCACGGGACGGGAGCGAGGGAGCACCGTGATGACCAGCAGCCCCGCCAGGCTCGCGTCGTTCCTCGTCGCCGCCGGCCTGGTCGTGACCGGGTGCTCGGGGACCGCGCAGGGAACCGACGCGGCGGCCGGCGAGGAGCCCGCCGTGCTGGAAGTGGCCGACGACGGCGAGCCGGGGCGGATCACCCTCACCAGGGAGGCCCGGGATCGCATCGGGCTCGAGACCGAGGCGGTCGCGACGTCGCCGGACGGGCTGTCCATCCCCTACGGAGGGGTCGTCTACGACAACGAGGGAGAGGCGTGGACCTTCGCCGTGGTCGGTGAGCGGACCTACCAGCGCGCCCCGATCAGCATCCTCGACATCGTCGACGACCGGGCGCTGCTCGGCGCGGGTCCCGCACCCGGCACCGAGGTGGTGACCGTGGGCGCCGCCTTGCTGGTGGGCGTGGAGGCGGGCATCAGCGGTGGTGAGTGA
- a CDS encoding efflux RND transporter permease subunit, with product MARRTLMAWTVATSLRFRYLVAAGGVLLMGLGVVLLPQSRLDVFPEFAPPRVIVQTGALGLATTDVEELITVPLEQALNGVEGLDVLRSKSVPQLSNIELVFESDVDLMEARQLVQERIAGVSATLPSWAAPPEILAPASATARAVKIGITSTDHSLIQVSVSAYYVIRARLMAVPGVANVMLWGQRKDQLQVQVDPAAMAELDVTLEQVMRTTSESVDSGLLRFHPGSIIGTGGVIETPNQRLDVRNVLTVFTPADLAEVPVQTTDGRTVRIGDVATVVQGHQPLIGEAVVNGGPGMLLVVEKLPWADTVELTRGIEEVVRALEPGLPGVQIDTTIFQQAGFIETAIDNLTEAMLLGFLLVAVILALFLFEWRVALISLLTIPLSLVAALLVLYSRDQTINTMTLAGLVIALGAVVDDAIIDVENIVRRLRLNRLSGSPSSTASVILRASLEVRSPIVFATLIIVAAAIPVFLLEGLTGAFFRPLALSYTLAIVASLVVALTVTPALALILLRNAPVERRESPLVRVLQHRYTRVLERTIHRPRRLYAGALAVVLLGLLVTPTLGQALLPHFKERDFLMHWVAQPGTSVTEMYRISLAASEELRQIPGVRNFGAHIGQAVAGDEVYGVNFGENWVSIDPSVDYDETIAAIDAVIADYPGLFRDRKTYLDERVKEVVAGGSEPIVVRLFGPDLDVLRGQAAEIEDVLTGVEGTANAHVDISSDIPQVEVQVDLAAAARYGLKPGDVRRAAAALVAGEEVGDNWQEGRAYDAVVVGLPEVRSSVPAIQGLLIDTPSGQRVRLGDVAGVTLQPSPNAIEREDGSRHLDILADVSGRDLGSVGEDVAAALADRGLPRGYHAELLGEYQEQEAAQARLLATAGIALALVVLLLHASLGGWRPTLLVLLTLPMALIGGVLAAFATGGVLSIGSLVGFFTVFGIAARNGILLINHAQHLEREEGETFGLALVLRAARERLSPILMTSLATGLALVPLVVLGDRPGHEIEHPLAVVILGGLFTSTLLNLFVTPALYLRLGRPRTDERNRHLLGRGTAPAG from the coding sequence GTGGCCCGGCGGACGCTGATGGCCTGGACGGTCGCCACCAGCCTGAGGTTCCGGTACCTGGTCGCCGCCGGCGGTGTCCTGCTCATGGGGCTGGGCGTCGTCCTCCTCCCGCAGTCGCGCCTGGACGTGTTCCCCGAGTTCGCGCCCCCCCGGGTGATCGTCCAGACCGGGGCGCTGGGGCTCGCGACGACCGACGTCGAGGAGCTGATCACCGTCCCGCTCGAGCAGGCGCTCAACGGTGTGGAGGGTCTGGACGTCCTCCGGTCCAAGTCGGTGCCCCAGCTGTCCAACATCGAGCTCGTCTTCGAGTCCGACGTCGACCTGATGGAGGCCCGGCAGCTCGTGCAGGAACGGATCGCCGGGGTCTCGGCGACCCTGCCGTCGTGGGCCGCGCCGCCGGAGATCCTCGCGCCCGCCTCGGCGACCGCCCGTGCCGTCAAGATCGGGATCACGTCGACGGACCACTCGCTCATCCAGGTGTCGGTGTCGGCGTACTACGTGATCAGGGCGCGGCTCATGGCGGTGCCGGGCGTCGCGAACGTGATGCTGTGGGGGCAGCGCAAGGACCAGCTCCAGGTCCAGGTGGACCCGGCCGCGATGGCCGAGCTGGACGTGACGCTCGAGCAGGTGATGCGGACGACGTCGGAGTCGGTCGACTCCGGTCTGCTCCGGTTCCACCCCGGCTCCATCATCGGCACGGGCGGCGTGATCGAGACGCCCAACCAGCGGCTGGACGTGCGCAACGTGCTGACCGTCTTCACGCCGGCCGACCTCGCCGAGGTCCCCGTGCAGACCACCGACGGCCGGACGGTCCGCATCGGGGACGTCGCCACCGTCGTCCAAGGGCACCAACCCCTGATCGGCGAGGCGGTCGTCAACGGCGGTCCCGGGATGCTCCTGGTCGTGGAGAAACTGCCCTGGGCGGACACGGTCGAGCTGACCCGTGGCATCGAGGAGGTCGTCCGCGCGCTGGAGCCGGGGCTGCCCGGCGTCCAGATCGACACCACGATCTTCCAGCAGGCCGGGTTCATCGAGACGGCCATCGACAACCTCACCGAGGCCATGCTCCTGGGCTTCCTGCTGGTCGCCGTGATCCTCGCGCTGTTCCTCTTCGAGTGGCGGGTCGCGCTGATCAGCCTGCTCACCATCCCGCTCTCCCTGGTCGCCGCGCTCCTGGTGCTGTACTCCCGGGACCAGACGATCAACACGATGACGTTGGCCGGGCTGGTGATCGCCCTCGGGGCAGTGGTCGACGACGCGATCATCGACGTCGAGAACATCGTCCGGCGGCTGCGCCTGAACCGGCTGTCGGGCAGTCCCTCCTCGACGGCGTCGGTGATCCTCCGGGCCTCGCTCGAGGTGCGGAGCCCGATCGTCTTCGCCACGCTCATCATCGTCGCGGCGGCGATCCCCGTGTTCCTCCTGGAGGGGCTGACCGGGGCCTTCTTCCGGCCGTTGGCGCTGTCCTACACGCTGGCGATCGTCGCGTCGCTGGTGGTCGCGCTGACCGTGACCCCGGCGCTGGCGCTCATCCTGCTCCGCAACGCTCCCGTCGAGCGCCGGGAGTCGCCGCTGGTGCGGGTACTGCAGCACCGCTACACGCGGGTGCTGGAGCGCACCATCCACCGGCCGCGCCGCCTCTACGCCGGCGCCCTGGCGGTCGTCCTGCTCGGCCTGCTCGTGACCCCCACCCTCGGGCAGGCCCTCCTCCCGCACTTCAAGGAGCGGGACTTCCTCATGCACTGGGTCGCCCAGCCCGGGACCTCGGTCACGGAGATGTACCGCATCTCCCTGGCGGCCAGCGAGGAGCTCAGACAGATCCCCGGGGTGCGCAACTTCGGTGCGCACATCGGCCAGGCGGTCGCCGGTGACGAGGTCTACGGCGTGAACTTCGGCGAGAACTGGGTCAGCATCGACCCGTCCGTCGACTACGACGAGACCATCGCGGCGATCGACGCGGTGATCGCCGACTACCCCGGCCTGTTCCGCGACCGCAAGACCTACCTGGACGAGCGCGTCAAGGAGGTGGTCGCAGGCGGGAGCGAGCCCATCGTCGTCCGGCTCTTCGGTCCCGACCTCGACGTGCTCCGCGGACAGGCGGCCGAGATCGAGGACGTCCTCACCGGCGTCGAGGGCACCGCGAACGCACACGTCGACATCTCCAGCGACATCCCGCAGGTGGAGGTGCAGGTGGACCTGGCGGCGGCGGCCCGGTACGGGCTCAAGCCGGGGGACGTGCGACGCGCGGCCGCGGCGCTGGTGGCAGGGGAGGAAGTCGGCGACAACTGGCAGGAGGGCCGGGCGTACGACGCCGTGGTCGTGGGGCTGCCCGAGGTGCGCAGCAGCGTGCCGGCCATCCAGGGCCTCCTGATCGACACACCGTCCGGACAGCGGGTCCGCCTGGGCGACGTGGCCGGCGTGACCCTCCAGCCCAGCCCGAACGCCATCGAGCGGGAGGACGGGTCCCGGCACCTGGACATCCTGGCGGACGTGTCCGGCCGCGACCTGGGGTCGGTCGGGGAGGACGTGGCCGCAGCGCTGGCCGACCGCGGCCTCCCTCGCGGGTACCACGCCGAGCTGCTGGGTGAGTACCAGGAGCAGGAGGCGGCGCAGGCGCGGTTGCTCGCCACCGCGGGGATCGCCCTCGCCCTGGTCGTCCTGCTGCTGCACGCGTCGCTGGGCGGCTGGCGGCCCACCCTCCTGGTCCTGCTCACCCTGCCGATGGCCCTGATCGGGGGCGTGCTGGCCGCGTTCGCCACCGGGGGGGTCCTCTCCATCGGCTCCCTCGTCGGGTTCTTCACGGTGTTCGGCATCGCGGCCCGCAACGGCATCCTGCTGATCAACCACGCGCAGCACCTGGAGCGGGAGGAGGGGGAGACGTTCGGTCTCGCCCTGGTGCTGCGGGCCGCGCGGGAGCGGCTGTCGCCCATCCTCATGACGTCGCTGGCCACCGGGCTGGCCCTGGTGCCCCTCGTGGTCCTGGGCGACCGCCCGGGGCACGAGATCGAGCACCCGCTCGCGGTGGTCATCCTGGGCGGCCTGTTCACCTCCACGCTGCTCAACCTCTTCGTGACGCCGGCCCTGTACCTGCGCCTCGGTCGTCCGCGGACCGACGAGCGCAACCGGCACCTGCTCGGGCGGGGGACGGCCCCGGCCGGCTGA
- a CDS encoding SCO7613 C-terminal domain-containing membrane protein, which yields MTWTDAPWGPPCPVCGTPAAPAPAPCPTCGLPAVGQAATVVARLGATIEEFARERDALVATLRAAAPGPAAPAAGRVPVPAWPPAPPTAPSSPTPPPPLPPVPPPAPRRRISPQQVLLGLGALLVVAAALAFVAVAWTRLGVTFQAAVMATVTATAMATSAWTARRGLRATEEALAAAGAALLAVDLGAAHALGLWGVDAVPERLWTGLSGAAVALVALGLGRLTRSTVTWPVVALLAAQPVGLLLLPEPAAGQAAGAAVALGTALADVLVVLALRPSLHRLALALAGLWTAAGVLRGIGVAWELGSLQSWTATGVLVTAGAVAVPLLRELRLVPDLRPVAAGAAGLPALALSGSLAGTGTGVAGSVAGAGLGLVLLAAAAPVRSAPAVLAGLLGASLTLAGAGAAVLATAGRTDLLALLALAAAVPAALAALLRPEVRPAATGTALALPVPAVLLAVDAGLLGPEVAGLLLALLAAVAFGMAALRARWPEEVAAAAVGAGSGLLAGVVAGTAGAWGQVGVDLAVAGAAAGVYAVVARRRPVAVLAVADLVVAGWIAAAGADVRTPEVYSLPAAAGLLLLALPALRARAGSWAAEGGAVAVALVPSAMVVVTDPTSLRLVLVVAAAAVLTVGGTLTHRQAPFVVGAATLAFVVLGRLSSYAPLVPRWVTLATAGLLLLVVGATYERRRQQAREAVAWVAQMR from the coding sequence ATGACCTGGACGGACGCTCCCTGGGGCCCGCCCTGCCCCGTCTGCGGCACACCCGCCGCACCGGCGCCCGCGCCCTGCCCGACGTGCGGGCTGCCGGCCGTCGGCCAGGCGGCGACGGTCGTCGCGCGGCTGGGCGCGACGATCGAGGAGTTCGCCCGCGAGCGGGACGCGCTGGTGGCGACGCTCCGCGCGGCCGCCCCCGGCCCGGCCGCCCCGGCCGCCGGGAGGGTGCCCGTCCCGGCCTGGCCGCCGGCCCCGCCGACGGCCCCGTCGTCGCCCACGCCTCCCCCGCCTCTCCCGCCCGTGCCGCCCCCGGCACCGCGCCGGCGGATCAGCCCGCAGCAGGTGCTGCTGGGCCTCGGCGCGCTGCTCGTGGTGGCCGCCGCCCTCGCCTTCGTGGCGGTCGCCTGGACCCGGCTCGGGGTGACCTTCCAGGCGGCGGTCATGGCCACCGTCACGGCCACCGCGATGGCCACGTCGGCCTGGACCGCCCGGCGGGGGCTGCGGGCCACCGAGGAGGCGCTCGCGGCCGCCGGTGCCGCACTGCTGGCCGTCGACCTCGGGGCGGCGCACGCCCTGGGCCTGTGGGGCGTCGACGCGGTGCCGGAGCGGCTGTGGACCGGGCTCTCCGGCGCGGCCGTCGCGCTGGTCGCGCTGGGGCTCGGGCGGCTGACCCGCAGCACCGTCACCTGGCCGGTCGTCGCGCTGCTGGCCGCCCAGCCGGTCGGGCTGCTGCTCCTGCCGGAGCCCGCGGCCGGGCAGGCGGCCGGGGCGGCGGTGGCCCTCGGGACGGCGCTGGCCGACGTCCTCGTGGTGCTGGCCCTGCGCCCGTCGCTGCACCGGCTTGCCCTCGCCCTGGCCGGCCTGTGGACGGCGGCCGGTGTGCTGCGTGGCATCGGGGTGGCCTGGGAGCTCGGGTCGCTGCAGTCGTGGACCGCCACCGGCGTCCTGGTCACCGCCGGCGCCGTGGCCGTCCCCCTCCTGCGCGAGCTGCGGCTGGTCCCCGACCTGCGCCCGGTCGCCGCCGGCGCCGCGGGGCTCCCGGCCCTGGCGCTGAGCGGGTCGCTCGCCGGCACGGGGACGGGGGTGGCCGGGTCCGTGGCCGGGGCCGGGCTCGGGCTGGTGCTGCTCGCGGCCGCGGCGCCGGTGCGCTCGGCGCCCGCCGTGCTCGCCGGCCTGCTGGGCGCGAGCCTCACGCTGGCCGGGGCCGGCGCCGCGGTGCTCGCCACCGCCGGCCGCACCGACCTGCTGGCGCTGCTGGCCCTCGCCGCTGCCGTGCCGGCGGCGCTGGCCGCCCTGCTGCGTCCGGAGGTGCGTCCCGCGGCGACGGGCACGGCCCTGGCACTCCCGGTTCCGGCGGTGCTGCTGGCCGTCGACGCCGGGCTGCTCGGCCCGGAGGTCGCGGGGCTGCTCCTCGCGCTGCTCGCCGCGGTGGCCTTCGGCATGGCCGCCCTCCGGGCGCGGTGGCCCGAGGAGGTGGCCGCGGCCGCGGTCGGCGCAGGCAGCGGCCTGCTGGCGGGCGTGGTCGCCGGCACCGCCGGGGCCTGGGGGCAGGTGGGGGTCGACCTCGCCGTCGCGGGCGCGGCCGCCGGCGTCTACGCCGTCGTCGCGCGGCGGCGGCCCGTGGCGGTGCTCGCCGTCGCCGACCTCGTGGTCGCCGGCTGGATCGCCGCGGCCGGGGCCGACGTCCGGACGCCGGAGGTCTACTCGCTGCCCGCCGCCGCCGGCCTGCTGCTCCTCGCGCTGCCGGCACTGCGGGCACGCGCCGGCTCCTGGGCGGCGGAGGGCGGGGCGGTGGCGGTCGCGCTGGTGCCCTCGGCGATGGTGGTCGTCACCGACCCGACGTCGCTGCGCCTGGTCCTGGTGGTCGCCGCGGCGGCCGTCCTGACCGTCGGCGGCACGCTCACCCACCGGCAGGCGCCCTTCGTGGTCGGCGCCGCGACGCTGGCCTTCGTGGTCCTGGGCCGGCTGTCGTCCTACGCGCCGCTGGTGCCGCGCTGGGTCACCCTCGCCACCGCCGGCCTGCTCCTGCTGGTCGTGGGGGCCACCTACGAGCGCCGCCGGCAGCAGGCGCGGGAGGCCGTCGCCTGGGTCGCGCAGATGCGCTGA
- a CDS encoding ABC-F family ATP-binding cassette domain-containing protein has protein sequence MITTTGLELRAGARILLGDVDLRVQAGDRIGLVGRNGAGKTTMLTTLAGERLPHAGRVEVSGEIGYLPQDPRSGDLDTTASDRVLSGRGLDVLKAQLVKAQVAMAEPADDAERDRAVRRYGRLEDQFAALGGYAAESDAARICTALGLPDRVLGQPLRTLSGGQRRRVELARILFSDAETLLLDEPTNHLDADSITWLKSFLAAHKGGLVVISHDVELLDAVVNKVWHLDANRATVDVYNLGWKAYLTQRETDERRRRQERANTERKIDALSAQADKMRAKATKAKAAQSMDKRAQRLAAGLEAVRVQDRVAKLRFPTPVSCGRTPLTAEGLSKSYGSLEVFTDVDLAVDRGARVVVLGLNGAGKTTLLRMLAGTEVPDTGEVRPGHGLRIGYYAQEHETLDHDRSLLENMRAAAPQSTDTELRRILGAFLFSGDAADQRAGTLSGGEKTRLAMATLVVSGANVLLLDEPTNNLDPASREQVLDALRTYAGAIVLVTHDEGAVRALDPDKVIMLPDGTEDAWSEDLADLVELA, from the coding sequence GTGATCACGACGACCGGCCTGGAACTGCGCGCCGGCGCCCGCATCCTCCTCGGCGACGTCGACCTGCGCGTGCAGGCCGGCGACCGCATCGGTCTGGTCGGGCGCAACGGCGCCGGCAAGACGACGATGCTCACCACGCTGGCCGGTGAGCGCCTCCCTCATGCGGGCAGGGTCGAGGTGAGCGGCGAGATCGGCTACCTGCCGCAGGACCCGCGCAGCGGCGACCTCGACACCACCGCCAGCGACCGCGTGCTCTCCGGCCGCGGCCTCGACGTCCTCAAGGCGCAGCTGGTCAAGGCGCAGGTGGCCATGGCCGAGCCGGCCGACGACGCCGAGCGCGACCGCGCCGTCCGCCGCTACGGCCGCCTCGAGGACCAGTTCGCCGCCCTCGGCGGGTACGCCGCCGAGAGCGACGCCGCCCGCATCTGCACCGCGCTCGGCCTGCCCGACCGGGTGCTGGGGCAGCCGCTGCGCACCCTCTCCGGCGGCCAGCGGCGCCGGGTCGAGCTCGCCCGCATCCTGTTCTCCGACGCCGAGACGCTGCTGCTCGACGAGCCCACCAACCACCTCGACGCCGACTCGATCACCTGGCTCAAGTCGTTCCTCGCCGCGCACAAGGGCGGGCTGGTCGTCATCAGCCACGACGTCGAGCTGCTCGACGCCGTCGTCAACAAGGTGTGGCACCTCGACGCCAACCGGGCCACCGTCGACGTCTACAACCTCGGCTGGAAGGCCTACCTGACCCAGCGGGAGACCGACGAGCGCCGTCGCCGGCAGGAGCGGGCCAACACCGAGCGCAAGATCGACGCGCTGTCCGCGCAGGCCGACAAGATGCGCGCCAAGGCCACCAAGGCCAAGGCCGCGCAGAGCATGGACAAGCGCGCCCAGCGGCTGGCCGCCGGGCTCGAGGCCGTGCGGGTGCAGGACCGGGTGGCCAAGCTGCGGTTCCCGACGCCGGTGTCGTGCGGGAGGACGCCGCTCACCGCCGAGGGCCTGTCGAAGAGCTACGGCTCGCTCGAGGTGTTCACCGACGTCGACCTCGCCGTCGACCGGGGCGCGCGGGTGGTCGTCCTCGGGCTCAACGGCGCCGGGAAGACGACGCTGCTGCGCATGCTGGCCGGCACCGAGGTCCCCGACACCGGCGAGGTGCGCCCCGGGCACGGCCTGCGGATCGGCTACTACGCGCAGGAGCACGAGACCCTCGACCACGACCGGTCGCTGCTGGAGAACATGCGCGCGGCCGCGCCGCAGAGCACCGACACGGAGCTGCGGCGGATCCTCGGCGCGTTCCTGTTCTCCGGCGACGCCGCCGACCAGCGGGCCGGCACGCTCTCCGGCGGGGAGAAGACCCGGCTGGCCATGGCCACGCTGGTCGTCTCCGGCGCCAACGTGCTGCTGCTCGACGAGCCGACCAACAACCTCGACCCGGCCAGCCGCGAGCAGGTCCTCGACGCGCTGCGCACCTACGCCGGCGCGATCGTGCTCGTCACCCACGACGAGGGCGCGGTGCGCGCGCTCGACCCCGACAAGGTGATCATGCTGCCCGACGGCACCGAGGACGCCTGGAGCGAGGACCTCGCCGACCTCGTCGAGCTCGCGTAG
- a CDS encoding helix-turn-helix domain-containing protein, with the protein MADSSTADLGKGKRITGGDRTSLADELKKRYDGGESIRSLATSTNRSYGFVHRLLSESGATLRSRGGANRNNKKSA; encoded by the coding sequence ATGGCCGACTCGAGCACGGCGGACCTCGGCAAGGGCAAGCGGATCACGGGCGGGGACCGCACGTCCCTCGCCGACGAGCTCAAGAAGCGCTACGACGGCGGGGAGAGCATCCGGTCCCTGGCCACCTCGACCAACCGGTCCTACGGCTTCGTGCACCGGCTCCTGTCGGAGTCCGGTGCCACGCTGCGCAGCCGTGGCGGAGCGAACCGGAACAACAAGAAGAGCGCGTGA